From Bradyrhizobium sp. 4:
GCAGCACCTGGAAGGGGACACCTGGATGGCGTACGACGCCAACTCGGGCGGACACGCGACGCGAATGCATGCGCGTTCATTGCGTGGCTATACGATCGTCAACCCGCGCGGTGGTTCCGTCGCCTGAGAGGCCAGCCGACATAATTGCGACGCATGAACATCCGCAAGGCGTCTGTCGACGGCTACGGCAGGTTCGCCTTGCTGATTTTTCGATCTGCGACGGCTGGTCGCGTTTTATTTCAGGTACGTCTTCCGCAATCGAGCGGCATCCCGAACCCGAACGACCCGCCTCGTGTCGGGCGGATCGGTGACGCCGCACTCTACGGCGTCACCGGCACCATCAGATACTAAGCCATCGCGGCTTGCGGCTTTGGCTTCGGTTGTCGCGAGAGCGTCAGCACGATCAGCGCGGCGAACACGCAGAGCGCGCCGGCGATGAAGAAGGCGGGCAGGTAGCTCTGATAGACCGTCCGCGAGAAACCGGCGCCGAAGGCGGCGGTGCCCGCGCCGAGCTGGTGGCCGGCAAAGATCCAGCCGAACACCAGATTGGCGCGCTCGGGTCCGAATTTCTGCGCGGTGAGGCGCACCGTGGGCGGCACGGTTGCGATCCAGTCGAGCCCGTAGAACATCGCGAAAATCGAGAGCCCATAGAACGAGAAATCGCTGAAGGGGAGGAAGATCAGCGAGAGCCCGCGCAGGCCGTAATACCAGAACAGCAAATAGCGGTTGTCGTAGCGGTCCGACAGCCAGCCAGACATGATGGTGCCGAAGAAGTCGAAGATGCCCATGGCTGCCAGCAAGCCCGCGGCCTGCACCTGCGGGATGCCGAAATCGAGGCACATCGGAATCAGATGCACCTGCACGAGGCCATTGGTGGATGCGCCGCAGACGAAGAACGTCGCAAACAGGACCCAGAACGCGCTGCTCTTCGAGGCGTCGCGCAGCGTGCCGAGTGCCACGCCGGTGATCGAGCCATGGCTGACGGGCGGGGCGGGCAGGGGTGTGGTGCCTTCGTCGCCGAACGGGCGCAGGCCCAAATCGCTCGGACGGTCGCGCATCGCGAGCAGGACCGCGAGGGCGGAAACACCAAGCGCGATGCAGACGAAGCCGAGCGCAAGCCGCCAGCCGAAACGTTCGGTGAGGCTTGCCAGCAGCGGCAGGAACACGAGCTGGCCGGTGGCGACGCTCGCGGTCATGATGCCGACGACGAGGCCGCGCCGCGCTGCGAACCAGCGCGTCGCGATGGTGGCGCCCAGCACCAGCGCAGTCATGCCGGTGCCGATCCCGATCACGACGCCCCACAGCGCGACGAGCTGCCAGACCTCTGTCATGCCGAGCGAGAGCACCAGCGCCGAGACGACGATGAGCTGCGCGGTCAGCGTGACGTTGCGCAGGCCGTAGCGGTTGAGCAGGGCTGCCGCAAACGGCGCCATCAGCCCGAACAGGATGAAGCGGATTGACAGCGCGGAGGAGATCTCCGCCGTGCTCCAGCCGAATTCCTTCTGAAGCGGAACGATGAACACGCCGGGCGCGCCGACCGTGCCGGCGCTGATCAGCGCGGTGAGGAAGGTCACGCCGACCATCACCCAGCCGTAGTGGATATTGCGGCGGCCGAGTGTTGCCGCGAGCCAGTTCGAGATCATTGGGCCTCAATCTTGGTAGGCAGGATTTGAAACACCTGCGCAAGTTTGCAGAGTGGCACGAGACGCGTCTGTCTGAAATGACGGAGTTCCCTCATTTCCGGACTTTCACCTCAGTGCGTCAAGCGTTCCACCGCGATCGCTGTGGCTTCGCCGCCGCCGATGCAGAGCGCCGCGACACCGCGCTTGAGGTCTCGCGCCTTGAGCGCATGCAGCAGCGTCACGATCAGCCGTGCGCCGGTGGCACCGATTGGATGGCCGAGCGCGCACGCGCCGCCGTTGATGTTGAGCTTCTCGCGGGGAATGCCGAGATCGCGCTGCGCCGCCATTGCCACCACGGCGAAGGCTTCGTTGATCTCGAACAGGTCGACGTCGTCGGCGCTCCAGCCGACTTTGTCCAAGAGCTTGCGGATCGCCGGGATCGGGGCCGTGGTGAACCATTGCGGCTCCTGGCTGTGGGTGGCGTGGCCCTTGATCACGGCGAGAGCCGGCAGGCCGTTGCGATCGGCGAGTGAGCGCTTCGTCAGCACCAGCGCAGCGGCGCCGTCGGCGTTGGCGGAGGAGGCCGCTGGCGTGATGGTGCCGTTGGCGCGGAACGCCGGCTTCAGCCCGGGGATCTTCGCGGGATCGACCTTGAGCGGATGCTCGTCATTAGCGACGATGCGGGGGCCTGCCTTCTCGCTCAGCGTGATCGGCGCGATCTCGGGCTTGAACGCGCCGCCCTCGACCGCCTTGCGCGCGCGGCTCAACGTTTCCATCGCGAAGGCGTCCTGGTCCTTGCGGGTGAACTGGTAGGCTTCGGCGGTGGCCTCGCCGAAATCGCCCATGGAGCGGCCGGTCTCGTAGGCGTCTTCAAGGCCGTCCATCATCATGTGGTCGATGATGCGGTCGTGGCCGGCGCGATAGCCGCCACGCGCCTTGACGAGCAGATACGGCGCGTTGCTCATGCTCTCCATGCCGCCGGAGACGACGATCTCGGCCGAGCCGGCGCGAATGATGTCGTGCGCCAGCATGGTCGCCTTCATGCCGGAGCCGCAGACCTTGTTCACAGTGGTCGCCCCTGTGGCGTCGGGCAGGCCGGCCGCACGCGCAGCCTGGCGCGCCGGGGCCTGGCCCTGGCCCTCGGGAAGGACGCAGCCCATGAAGACCTCGTCGACCTTCTCCGGCGCAAGCTTGGCACGCTCGAGTGCCGCGCCGATCACGTGCGAACCGAGCTTGTGTGCGGGAAGCGGCGACAGTTCGCCCATGAAGCGCCCGAGCGGGCTACGGACGGCGGAGACGATGACGACGGGATCGGCGGCCTCGGCCATGGGGGAGACTCCCTACGATGTCGGA
This genomic window contains:
- a CDS encoding MFS transporter, whose translation is MISNWLAATLGRRNIHYGWVMVGVTFLTALISAGTVGAPGVFIVPLQKEFGWSTAEISSALSIRFILFGLMAPFAAALLNRYGLRNVTLTAQLIVVSALVLSLGMTEVWQLVALWGVVIGIGTGMTALVLGATIATRWFAARRGLVVGIMTASVATGQLVFLPLLASLTERFGWRLALGFVCIALGVSALAVLLAMRDRPSDLGLRPFGDEGTTPLPAPPVSHGSITGVALGTLRDASKSSAFWVLFATFFVCGASTNGLVQVHLIPMCLDFGIPQVQAAGLLAAMGIFDFFGTIMSGWLSDRYDNRYLLFWYYGLRGLSLIFLPFSDFSFYGLSIFAMFYGLDWIATVPPTVRLTAQKFGPERANLVFGWIFAGHQLGAGTAAFGAGFSRTVYQSYLPAFFIAGALCVFAALIVLTLSRQPKPKPQAAMA
- a CDS encoding acetyl-CoA C-acyltransferase, yielding MAEAADPVVIVSAVRSPLGRFMGELSPLPAHKLGSHVIGAALERAKLAPEKVDEVFMGCVLPEGQGQAPARQAARAAGLPDATGATTVNKVCGSGMKATMLAHDIIRAGSAEIVVSGGMESMSNAPYLLVKARGGYRAGHDRIIDHMMMDGLEDAYETGRSMGDFGEATAEAYQFTRKDQDAFAMETLSRARKAVEGGAFKPEIAPITLSEKAGPRIVANDEHPLKVDPAKIPGLKPAFRANGTITPAASSANADGAAALVLTKRSLADRNGLPALAVIKGHATHSQEPQWFTTAPIPAIRKLLDKVGWSADDVDLFEINEAFAVVAMAAQRDLGIPREKLNINGGACALGHPIGATGARLIVTLLHALKARDLKRGVAALCIGGGEATAIAVERLTH